The following proteins are co-located in the Takifugu flavidus isolate HTHZ2018 chromosome 16, ASM371156v2, whole genome shotgun sequence genome:
- the LOC130513164 gene encoding uncharacterized protein LOC130513164 — MMRPKDLHQGSGTKTFLDAMHGGKVHLARFILDALDGRIINSKTENSRTPLMYAVGLQDPGTRAKFTRLLLEKGADVNCRDEDDRTALSHACEIGHLDVVKLLVQFNADPDVPDTWGNSALMYAAFSGHSQVLEFLVRAFKRLGLRLDRTNNAGHSATDVASFFGHNQCVQILNFSWRRSINTADPFIDLGSAGEGERRLPNRLPRHILEKFSKQLNNKEDQLPGVFEKQLKIGDSGGSWSRISCPRSHSQEDTHRHSWALPPQVERTQAEGEQGITYSAKLQNCQLREQRGVKTQSSSHEPAQKDAGTQERPSVSFPAWGKAKSFNMDILSTRKQSYQGEASDMSLSASKLKRASLQEERCLIDKTESLGHSLKLTNDANKTVPKTLLCGKNQPVQAGEENFKSQKEEGGNPAPAHRREQQKRASIGRHSKLFSRGETESGKVPSRTPGLMGMGTRLLRRFTAPEFMRMVIDCSSGSSGGRGRMSRSETFPLSHTHQQVESQPSLGSISGVKCEFDSCSSQPARN, encoded by the coding sequence ATGATGCGGCCGAAGGACTTGCACCAAGGTTCTGGGACCAAGACCTTCCTTGATGCCATGCACGGAGGAAAAGTGCACCTGGCGCGCTTTATCCTAGATGCTCTGGACGGACGCATCATCAACTCCAAGACAGAAAACAGTCGCACCCCGCTCATGTACGCCGTCGGCTTGCAGGACCCGGGGACCAGGGCCAAGTTCACCCGCCTGCTCCTGGAGAAAGGAGCTGATGTCAACTGTCGGGATGAGGACGATCGGACCGCCCTGAGCCATGCATGTGAAATAGGTCACCTGGACGTGGTCAAGCTTCTGGTGCAGTTTAACGCTGACCCAGATGTCCCTGACACCTGGGGTAACAGCGCTCTGATGTACGCCGCTTTTTCGGGGCACAGCCAGGTCCTGGAGTTCCTGGTCCGGGCGTTCAAGAGGTTGGGACTGAGGCTCGACAGGACCAACAACGCTGGCCATTCAGCGACTGATGTCGCCAGCTTCTTTGGACACAACCAGTGTGTGCAGATCCTGAACTTTTCCTGGAGAAGGAGTATTAACACAGCCGATCCATTCATTGATTTGGGCAGCGCTGGGGAAGGAGAACGCCGCCTGCCTAACCGGCTGCCCAGGCACATCCTGGAAAAGTTCTCAAAGCAGCTAAATAACAAGGAAGACCAACTGCCCGGGGTGTTTGAGAAGCAGCTGAAGATCGGAGACAGCGGCGGGTCTTGGAGTCGAATCAGCTGTCCCAGGAGCCACTCTCAAGAGGACACCCATCGCCACAGCTGGGCCCTGCCTCCTCAGGTAGAAAGAACCCAGGCGGAGGGGGAACAAGGCATCACCTACAGTGCCAAACTTCAAAACTGCCAGCTGAGGGAGCAAAGAGGGGTTAAAACACAGAGCTCCTCTCATGAACCAGCTCAAAAAGATGCTGGAACCCAGGAGCGTCCATCAGTAAGTTTTCCTGCCTGGGGGAAAGCAAAGTCCTTTAACATGGACATCCTGAGCACCAGGAAACAGTCCTATCAGGGGGAGGCGAGTGATATGAGCCTGTCAGCCAGCAAGTTAAAGAGAGCCTCCTTACAGGAAGAGCGATGCCTCATCGACAAGACAGAGAGTCTGGGACATTCGCTCAAGTTGACCAACGATGCCAACAAGACAGTGCCGAAAACTCTGTTATGTGGGAAAAATCAGCCCGtgcaagcaggagaggagaactTCAAGTcacagaaggaagaggggggtAACCCAGCACCCGcacacaggagagagcagcagaaacgGGCGAGCATCGGCCGACACAGCAAGCTGTTCTCCAGAGGGGAGACGGAGTCTGGGAAGGTCCCGAGCCGCACCCCAGGGCTCATGGGCATGGGCACCAGGCTGCTGCGCAGGTTCACGGCACCGGAGTTCATGAGGATGGTGATAGACTGCTCATCCGGGTCCTCCGGCGGCCGCGGGCGCATGTCCCGCTCAGAAACCTTCCCCCTCTCCCACACGCACCAGCAGGTCGAGAGCCAGCCGAGCCTTGGCAGCATCAGCGGGGTGAAGTGCGAGTTTGACAGCTGCTCATCTCAGCCCGCCCGCAATTAG